One window from the genome of Alnus glutinosa chromosome 13, dhAlnGlut1.1, whole genome shotgun sequence encodes:
- the LOC133854620 gene encoding glycine-rich protein A3-like, whose protein sequence is MGGGKDKHDESDKGLFSHLGQYGSSGYPPGQYPPPPGAYPPQGGYPPQGGYPPQGGYPPQGYPPQGHYPPQGYPPAGYPPGAYPQSGYPGSSAPHQSGHGLGGLLAGGAAAAAAYGAHNLTHGGSHYPQGSHYPQGSYYPQGSHYPQGSHMNHGKFKHHGGKFKHGKFGKHGKHGSHGYGGGKFKKWK, encoded by the exons ATGGGTGGTGGAAAGGATAAGCATGATGAATCTGACAAAGGGTTATTCTCACACCTTGGTCAGTATGGTTCCTCTGGATACCCTCCAGGCCAGTACCCTCCGCCTCCTGGGGCATACCCGCCACAAGGAGGATACCCGCCACAAGGAGGATACCCTCCGCAAGGAGGATACCCTCCACAAGGCTATCCGCCTCAGGGGCACTACCCACCTCAAGGCTACCCGCCAGCAGGGTACCCTCCTGGTGCTTACCCACAATCTGGATATCCTGGCTCATCTGCTCCACATCAATCAG GACATGGCTTGGGGGGATTGCTAGCTGGGGGTGCTGCTGCAGCAGCTGCTTATGGTGCTCACAATCTCACCCATGGCGGCTCACACTATCCACAGGGCTCACACTATCCACAGGGCTCCTACTATCCACAGGGCTCCCACTATCCACAGGGCTCCCACATGAATCACGGAAAATTTAAGCACCACGGCGGCAAGTTCAAGCACGGCAAGTTTGGGAAGCATGGGAAGCATGGGAGTCATGGTTATGGGGGGGGAAAGTTCAAGAAGTGGAAGTGA